A genomic stretch from Cloacibacterium caeni includes:
- a CDS encoding ATP-dependent DNA ligase: MKQFSQLFSTLETSNKTNDKISALVHYFSTATEEDKLWLIALFTGKRPKRPVKTNFLKLWAMEISGIPEWLFLESYASVGDLGETIALLLPPSENSIDQSLSVWMKEIIALHDKTDEQKKEFVTHTWKNLDTQERLIFNKLIGGSFRIGVSHKLLVNALSKYSGIDENALMHAIIGKWKVEETQFSELINGENINIDASKLYPFCLAYPLENELEKLGEAKDWQIEYKWDGIRGQMIKRNEEIFIWSRGEELVTEQFPELVENIKNISGNFVLDGEILAIKEGQVLNFNDLQKRLNRKNVSKKMMEEIPVGLYVYDLLELDFEDLRNEKLEIRRQKLENLIQNAENFKSQISNLRLSEIIDFNNWEELHEIREKSREINSEGLMLKSKNSIYHTGRKKGDWWKWKVAPLTIDAVLIYAQKGSGRRSAYYTDYTFAIKDGEKLVTIAKAYSGLTDKEIMEINKFIRNNSLEKFGPVRTVKPELVFEIAFEGIGYSSRHKSGVAVRFPRILRWRKDKTADEIDTIETVKSLIM; encoded by the coding sequence ACCGCAACAGAAGAAGACAAATTGTGGCTGATTGCACTTTTCACAGGAAAACGACCAAAAAGACCCGTAAAAACCAATTTTCTAAAACTTTGGGCAATGGAAATTTCTGGAATTCCAGAATGGCTATTTTTAGAAAGTTACGCTTCTGTAGGTGATTTAGGCGAAACCATCGCACTTTTACTGCCGCCTTCTGAAAATTCTATTGACCAATCACTTTCCGTTTGGATGAAAGAAATCATCGCGTTACATGATAAAACCGATGAACAAAAAAAAGAATTCGTTACTCATACCTGGAAAAACCTTGACACACAAGAACGGTTGATTTTCAATAAATTAATTGGCGGAAGTTTCAGAATTGGCGTTTCTCATAAATTGTTGGTGAACGCACTTTCCAAATATTCAGGAATTGATGAAAACGCTTTAATGCATGCCATTATCGGAAAATGGAAAGTAGAAGAAACTCAATTTTCCGAATTGATTAATGGTGAAAACATCAATATAGACGCATCAAAACTCTACCCTTTTTGCTTGGCATATCCATTAGAAAACGAACTAGAAAAGTTAGGAGAAGCAAAAGATTGGCAAATAGAATATAAATGGGATGGAATTCGTGGACAAATGATCAAAAGAAATGAGGAAATTTTCATCTGGAGTCGTGGTGAAGAATTGGTAACAGAACAATTTCCTGAACTCGTAGAAAACATCAAAAATATCTCTGGAAATTTTGTTTTAGATGGTGAAATTTTAGCCATTAAAGAAGGGCAAGTTCTCAATTTTAATGACTTGCAAAAACGTCTGAATCGAAAAAATGTTTCTAAAAAAATGATGGAAGAAATTCCCGTTGGTTTGTATGTTTATGATTTATTAGAACTTGATTTTGAAGATTTACGGAATGAGAAATTAGAAATTAGAAGACAGAAATTAGAAAATCTCATTCAAAATGCTGAAAATTTCAAATCTCAAATTTCAAATCTCAGATTGTCAGAAATTATCGATTTCAATAATTGGGAAGAACTTCATGAAATTCGAGAAAAATCTAGAGAAATCAACTCAGAAGGATTAATGCTGAAAAGTAAAAATTCCATTTATCATACAGGAAGAAAAAAGGGCGATTGGTGGAAATGGAAAGTTGCTCCACTCACGATTGATGCGGTACTAATTTACGCACAAAAAGGCTCTGGAAGAAGAAGTGCTTATTACACAGATTATACTTTTGCGATAAAAGACGGCGAAAAATTAGTCACCATTGCCAAAGCGTATTCTGGTTTAACAGATAAAGAAATTATGGAAATCAATAAATTTATCCGCAATAATTCTTTAGAAAAATTCGGACCAGTGAGAACAGTGAAACCCGAATTGGTTTTCGAAATTGCTTTTGAAGGAATTGGCTACAGCAGTAGGCATAAATCTGGCGTTGCAGTGCGTTTCCCAAGAATTTTAAGATGGCGAAAAGACAAAACTGCAGACGAAATTGACACCATAGAAACCGTAAAAAGTTTAATAATGTAG